The following proteins come from a genomic window of Macadamia integrifolia cultivar HAES 741 unplaced genomic scaffold, SCU_Mint_v3 scaffold262, whole genome shotgun sequence:
- the LOC122066875 gene encoding uncharacterized protein LOC122066875 isoform X2, protein MNYCRFLSRTADGDLLRLCHQPWIVRTFSTDITSGTENNDSNRNNSFESADDFERRIFGGFSESGPNTTDSFYQKLDRFEKARGRPGFGSRQNAGNGSQLLDGLDESFNTLSDGMDGKLKKAATYFEYDTEEIAKEDYSFRPDVTFRPGMTYTPKDLDLTKPGVRKPFKRPEFEVTTEEVLRKADFRKSGGLLKLSRMHSLSKR, encoded by the exons ATGAATTATTGTCGCTTTCTGTCAAGAACAGCTGATGGTGACTTGTTGCGGCTCTGCCACCAGCCCTGGATAGTCAGAACTTTCTCTACAGACATCACTTCTG GTACAGAAAACAATGACAGCAATCGTAACAACTCTTTTGAGTCTGCTGATGATTTTGAGCGACGGATATTTGGTGGCTTTTCAGAAAGTGGTCCAAATACTACTGATTcattttatcaaaagcttgaTAGATTTGAGAAAGCTCGTGGACGACCTGGTTTTGGTTCTAGGCAGAATGCTGGAAATGGTTCCCAACTATTGGATGGCCTGGATGAGAGTTTCAATACATTGTCTGATGGGATGGATGGAAAGCTGAAGAAAGCTGCAACATATTTTGAGTATGATACTGAGGAGATAGCTAAGGAGGACTATTCATTCAGACCAGATGTGACCTTTCGACCTGGGATGACATATACCCCAAAG GATCTAGATCTTACAAAGCCAGGTGTACGTAAACCCTTTAAAAGACCTGAGTTTGAAGTAACAACTGAGGAAGTTCTCAGAAAAGCTGATTTTCGG AAATCTGGTGGGTTGCTCAAATTATCACGCATGCATTCTTTGTCAAAGAGATGA
- the LOC122066875 gene encoding uncharacterized protein LOC122066875 isoform X1, which yields MNYCRFLSRTADGDLLRLCHQPWIVRTFSTDITSGTENNDSNRNNSFESADDFERRIFGGFSESGPNTTDSFYQKLDRFEKARGRPGFGSRQNAGNGSQLLDGLDESFNTLSDGMDGKLKKAATYFEYDTEEIAKEDYSFRPDVTFRPGMTYTPKDLDLTKPGVRKPFKRPEFEVTTEEVLRKADFRNVRFLANFLTESGIIIKRSKTRISAKAQRKVAREIKTARAFGLMPFTTMGTKPFIFGKTMEDLEEDDEYDNFDARLPAYTRGNRFTGA from the exons ATGAATTATTGTCGCTTTCTGTCAAGAACAGCTGATGGTGACTTGTTGCGGCTCTGCCACCAGCCCTGGATAGTCAGAACTTTCTCTACAGACATCACTTCTG GTACAGAAAACAATGACAGCAATCGTAACAACTCTTTTGAGTCTGCTGATGATTTTGAGCGACGGATATTTGGTGGCTTTTCAGAAAGTGGTCCAAATACTACTGATTcattttatcaaaagcttgaTAGATTTGAGAAAGCTCGTGGACGACCTGGTTTTGGTTCTAGGCAGAATGCTGGAAATGGTTCCCAACTATTGGATGGCCTGGATGAGAGTTTCAATACATTGTCTGATGGGATGGATGGAAAGCTGAAGAAAGCTGCAACATATTTTGAGTATGATACTGAGGAGATAGCTAAGGAGGACTATTCATTCAGACCAGATGTGACCTTTCGACCTGGGATGACATATACCCCAAAG GATCTAGATCTTACAAAGCCAGGTGTACGTAAACCCTTTAAAAGACCTGAGTTTGAAGTAACAACTGAGGAAGTTCTCAGAAAAGCTGATTTTCGG AATGTGAGATTTCTTGCCAACTTTCTTACTGAATCAGGAATTATTATCAAAAGGAGCAAG ACCCGCATTAGCGCCAAAGCCCAGAGGAAGGTTGCGAGAGAGATCAAGACAGCAAGAGCTTTTGGCCTGATGCCATTCACGACGATGGGCACAAAAccatttatttttgggaaaacaaTGGAAGATCTCGAGGAGGATGATGAATATGATAATTTTGATGCTAGACTGCCTGCTTATACACGAGGAAATCGTTTCACTGGAGCCTAA